A single genomic interval of Littorina saxatilis isolate snail1 linkage group LG17, US_GU_Lsax_2.0, whole genome shotgun sequence harbors:
- the LOC138951936 gene encoding axin interactor, dorsalization-associated protein-like isoform X1, protein MYLRAINVSCTWMKFCFRQRDIMAEEDDLPVLVNRWHAVFKRATDFDMWGQPVEAIDVYQRLAKQLHHYSNTQDSAFSDSQKKTLEKVAVCLDSRERSLQSQKAVQCTGISLNDLKCLESTLQNVLGGNKNDFPLDVSMAQVQYQQLINQQVAIKKTNEDKDKHEYRGRGSLLPRPLPVKSMTLLTVRVEQIGLKDAPQFIEPFITVSVKDGSGQDMTVTQDTPRALEKQDSCLVFNSDVHIQKAIESLPPGFAVFFELKHFKPKKQMISTRCWSCLEKDEIKEGTVALELYKKPTDYRRKNISLLTVKPMYLHLRLQLHR, encoded by the exons ATGTATCTCCGTGCTATCAATGTATCATGTACATGGATGAAATTCTgcttcagacagagaga CATAATGGCAGAGGAAGATGATCTGCCAGTGCTGGTGAATCGCTGGCATGCAGTGTTCAAACGAGCAACAGATTTTGACATGTGGGGACAGCCAGTAGAAGCTATTGATGTCTACCAGAG ATTGGCCAAACAGCTGCATcattattcaaacacacaggACAGTGCCTTTTCAGACTCACAGAAG AAAACACTGGAGAAAGTAGCAGTCTGTCTTGACTCTAGGGAGAGGTCTCTTCAGTCACAA aaagCTGTGCAATGCACTGGCATTTCTCTGAATGATTTGAAATGCCTGGAATCAA CTTTGCAGAATGTCCTGGGTGGAAACAAGAACGACTTTCCACTTGATGTGTCCATGGCACAAGTTCAATACCAACAGCTCATCAATCAACA AGTTgcaataaagaaaacaaacgaaGATAAAGACAAGCATGAATACCGAG GCAGAGGCAGCTTACTGCCCAGGCCGCTCCCAGTGAAAAGCATGACTCTGCTGACCGTGCGAGTGGAGCAGATAGGACTGAAAGATGCTCCACAGTTTATCGAACCTTTCATCACCGTCTCTGTCAAAG ATGGCAGTGGCCAAGACATGACAGTAACACAGGACACCCCAAGGGCACTGGAAAAACAGGACAGCTGTCTCGTTTTCAACAGTGACGTCCACATCCAAAAAGCCATTGAGAGTCTCCCACCAG GATTCGCTGTGTTCTTTGAACTGAAACACTTCAAGCCCAAGAAACAGATGATCAGCACACGATGTTGGTCCTGCCTGGAGAAGGACGAAATCAAGGAAGGAACAGTTGCACTGGAATT